Proteins encoded by one window of Fimbriiglobus ruber:
- a CDS encoding ISAs1 family transposase has translation MATSVDKGHGRIEKRTLHTTTILTAEGKWKGAKQGFHVTRERTVKGKKTIEDVYGITSLSIQQANAATLLSILRDHWQIENGLHWVRDETLGEDRCRVRMGAAPQVLAAIRNAVVHLLADVDTENRPEAIEWLQIHHDEARALIGIPQSE, from the coding sequence GTGGCCACGTCGGTCGACAAGGGACATGGGCGGATCGAGAAGCGAACCCTCCACACGACGACGATTCTGACCGCCGAGGGGAAGTGGAAGGGGGCCAAGCAAGGGTTCCACGTCACCCGCGAGCGGACGGTCAAAGGGAAGAAGACGATCGAGGATGTGTACGGAATCACCAGTCTGTCGATCCAACAGGCGAATGCGGCGACACTTCTGTCCATCCTCCGGGATCACTGGCAGATCGAGAACGGATTGCATTGGGTCCGGGATGAGACCCTGGGCGAGGACCGCTGCCGGGTGCGGATGGGTGCGGCTCCGCAGGTCCTGGCCGCCATCCGGAACGCCGTCGTCCATCTGTTGGCCGATGTCGACACCGAGAACCGTCCGGAGGCCATCGAGTGGCTGCAAATCCACCACGATGAAGCCCGGGCGCTGATTGGGATCCCACAAAGTGAATAA
- a CDS encoding IS701 family transposase, which yields MDEQELLRLKPELDRFLDQFTPLFGRSENDGHARRFVQGLLRGGDRRNSENIAEATNGGPVRSLQAFVAPGVWSDRALLSDVRQAVVDALTDPDAVLNVDETGFPKKGTKSVGVQRQYSGTLGRVDNCQIGVFANYASSRGHAVVDRRWYLPEEWVEDGPRCQDAGVPEGVVFRTQPELAREMIADAIAAGVPFRWVGGDSVYGDNPTFVQGVRRLGKWYVLDIACDTQVWTRQPEVIPADQRPKPPRGRRPTKPRVEGARRRVDEVIADLPATAWRRVVVGDGTKGPRVYEYAEATVWFREDERPGPPERLLARRSLSQEPEVTYHRSNAPADVGREKLAEVRGRRWTIEEDFQIGKGECGLDEYETRGWVGWHHHTALSMLALAFLVLQKHRLGEKRAPDDRSRSAGSPHAPVGRSGMERGGDPEVVPLATREESAGGRQPSKTTRRSRLTSLVG from the coding sequence ATGGACGAACAAGAACTCCTCCGTCTCAAACCCGAACTCGATCGCTTCTTGGACCAGTTCACCCCACTCTTTGGGCGGAGCGAGAACGATGGCCATGCCCGTCGGTTCGTCCAGGGTCTCCTCCGTGGGGGCGACCGACGCAACAGTGAGAACATCGCCGAGGCGACGAACGGCGGTCCGGTTCGCAGCCTCCAAGCGTTCGTCGCCCCCGGGGTGTGGTCGGACCGCGCGCTCCTGAGCGACGTGCGGCAAGCCGTCGTGGACGCGTTGACCGATCCGGACGCCGTCCTGAACGTCGACGAGACCGGATTCCCCAAGAAGGGGACCAAGTCGGTCGGGGTCCAACGGCAGTATTCGGGTACCCTGGGGCGGGTCGACAACTGCCAGATCGGGGTGTTCGCGAATTACGCCTCGTCTCGCGGGCACGCCGTCGTCGACCGCCGGTGGTATCTCCCCGAGGAGTGGGTGGAGGATGGCCCCCGGTGCCAAGACGCCGGGGTTCCCGAGGGCGTGGTCTTCCGAACCCAACCGGAACTGGCCCGGGAGATGATCGCGGACGCGATCGCGGCCGGCGTCCCATTTCGGTGGGTCGGGGGGGACAGCGTGTACGGGGACAACCCGACGTTTGTCCAGGGGGTCCGGAGGCTCGGCAAGTGGTACGTCCTGGACATCGCGTGCGATACCCAGGTGTGGACCCGCCAACCGGAGGTGATTCCGGCGGACCAACGACCGAAGCCGCCGAGGGGTCGGCGGCCCACCAAACCCCGGGTCGAGGGCGCGCGTCGCCGGGTCGACGAGGTGATCGCCGACTTACCCGCAACCGCCTGGCGCCGGGTGGTGGTCGGGGACGGGACCAAAGGACCACGGGTGTACGAGTACGCCGAGGCGACGGTCTGGTTTCGCGAGGACGAACGCCCGGGCCCGCCCGAGCGACTGTTAGCGCGGCGATCCCTGAGCCAGGAGCCGGAGGTCACGTACCACCGCTCCAATGCCCCCGCGGATGTCGGGCGGGAGAAACTCGCCGAAGTTCGTGGACGCCGTTGGACCATCGAGGAAGATTTCCAGATCGGCAAAGGGGAGTGCGGACTGGACGAGTATGAGACGCGGGGGTGGGTGGGATGGCATCACCACACAGCCCTGTCGATGTTGGCTCTGGCCTTCCTGGTGTTACAGAAACACCGGTTGGGGGAAAAAAGAGCCCCAGATGACCGTTCCCGAAGTGCGGGCTCTCCTCATGCACCTGTTGGACGTTCGGGAATGGAACGCGGCGGAGATCCTGAGGTGGTCCCACTGGCGACAAGAGAGGAATCGGCGGGCGGCCGTCAGCCATCGAAAACGACGCGCCGGAGCCGACTTACGTCCCTCGTTGGCTAG
- a CDS encoding RecB family exonuclease, with translation MHHRPHWSYSAISQYLSCPLRYFFQRIQRLPQRSVGSSLVLGSSVHAALAEYHRSVQQDEPTDAAKLHRVIADSFTQSEHETPIAYRDGENSADLIALGISLLELYLKEPPPDHIIGIEQEILAPLHNSRGEYLETPLLAIADLITEGNEELTVQEFKTSGRAYSEMEAETSLQPTCYVNAVQEMFGSPATVEYTVLVKTKTPKIQRLKAVHHENDLARLGDIVENIERAIEANVFYPVENPLNCSTCPFRQPCREWGRKEHTELVQLNIKTAGAMTC, from the coding sequence ATGCACCACCGACCCCACTGGAGTTACTCGGCGATCAGCCAGTACCTCTCCTGTCCGCTTCGTTACTTCTTCCAGCGGATTCAGCGGCTGCCACAACGGAGTGTGGGCAGCAGTCTCGTGCTGGGATCGTCCGTACATGCAGCCCTTGCCGAATATCATCGGAGCGTGCAGCAAGACGAACCCACGGACGCGGCCAAACTCCACCGGGTCATTGCCGACAGCTTCACCCAGAGTGAGCACGAGACGCCGATTGCCTACCGGGATGGGGAGAACTCAGCAGACCTGATCGCCCTGGGAATTTCTCTGCTTGAGCTCTACCTGAAGGAACCCCCGCCCGACCACATCATCGGAATCGAGCAAGAAATCCTCGCACCTCTCCACAACAGTCGGGGTGAATACCTGGAAACCCCGTTGCTCGCCATCGCCGATCTGATCACCGAGGGCAACGAGGAGTTGACGGTCCAGGAGTTCAAGACCAGTGGACGGGCTTATTCAGAGATGGAGGCGGAGACATCGCTCCAGCCGACGTGCTACGTCAATGCCGTTCAGGAGATGTTCGGCAGCCCGGCGACGGTCGAGTACACCGTGCTGGTCAAGACGAAGACACCCAAAATCCAGCGGCTGAAGGCCGTTCATCACGAGAACGACCTGGCCCGGCTCGGCGACATCGTGGAGAACATCGAGCGGGCAATTGAAGCGAACGTGTTCTATCCCGTCGAGAACCCGCTCAACTGCTCGACCTGTCCGTTCAGGCAACCCTGCCGGGAATGGGGCCGGAAAGAGCATACCGAACTCGTTCAACTCAACATCAAGACCGCCGGGGCCATGACATGCTGA
- a CDS encoding DEAD/DEAH box helicase, with the protein MIVTEMGTGKSLMGLSAVHAHASGRPYRALVFCPGQLVKKWEREILETIPEATVIQIESWKNLLHLDRTTMPSGVEWYIIARDRAKLGAKWKPAYQVRTKVIDGYLRCPQCGRRLVDDKREPLFVGQPGKTGQAGSGLWKRRLRCEWVLSAYGTGTDEDAAEADRLVEGCGSPLWQMTGELHRYEPALYIKRRLKGFFRYLIVDEIHEEKGADTAQGHAAAALVSACRKVIALTGTLIGGYAEHLRPLLFRLSPQSLVQEGLGWSDARAFNESYGRIETRITERSGVRSEDNRMSRGSKTTVKMVRPGIMPPLFGRHLIDKCVFLGLNEVSDRLPPLSEECLPVRMDKELATAYRDEVQEPLIEAVKEMMKRRDRRLLGAMVQTLLAYPDYPFGWEPVGYSKAGQFITVATPPKLANNVIRPKEQALIDLVRSEKGTRRQVWVFVEFTNKHDVEARLEHLLTLAGLRVGVLRSSVPLARREEWIAKNAPHLDVVISHPRLVETGLDLFDKGGRHNFPTICFYETGYNLFTLRQASRRSWRIGQKKDCRVVYLYYEKTMQDRAIALMGKKLSAAQALEGKFSSEGLVAMAGEDSNMELALARSLVDRMDEGDARRFLGGVHNSETCGVVAPPPLPISAAVHQPQGLVQGNLFDVLGLTD; encoded by the coding sequence ATGATCGTAACCGAAATGGGAACTGGAAAGTCCCTGATGGGGCTGTCCGCGGTCCACGCTCACGCCAGTGGTCGTCCCTACCGGGCTCTGGTCTTCTGTCCGGGACAACTGGTCAAGAAGTGGGAACGCGAAATCCTGGAGACGATTCCGGAGGCAACCGTCATCCAGATCGAATCGTGGAAGAACCTGCTCCACCTGGACCGGACCACGATGCCCAGTGGCGTCGAATGGTACATCATCGCTCGGGACCGGGCCAAGCTGGGAGCCAAGTGGAAGCCGGCGTATCAGGTCCGCACGAAGGTGATCGACGGATACCTGCGGTGTCCACAATGCGGACGCCGGCTGGTTGATGACAAACGGGAACCTCTCTTCGTCGGTCAGCCGGGCAAGACCGGTCAGGCCGGCAGTGGTCTCTGGAAACGACGGTTACGCTGCGAGTGGGTCCTGTCGGCTTATGGGACGGGAACGGATGAAGATGCCGCCGAAGCGGATCGGTTGGTGGAAGGGTGCGGTTCCCCTCTCTGGCAGATGACCGGAGAACTTCACCGCTACGAACCGGCACTGTACATCAAGCGGCGGCTCAAAGGCTTCTTCCGCTACCTGATCGTCGATGAAATTCACGAAGAGAAGGGAGCCGACACCGCCCAGGGCCATGCCGCCGCAGCCCTGGTTTCGGCCTGTCGCAAAGTCATCGCCCTGACGGGCACGTTGATTGGCGGCTACGCCGAACACCTTCGTCCCTTGTTGTTCCGGCTCTCGCCCCAATCACTCGTCCAGGAGGGTCTCGGCTGGTCGGATGCCAGAGCGTTCAACGAGAGTTATGGGCGGATCGAGACCAGGATCACCGAGCGTTCCGGGGTACGTAGTGAAGACAACCGGATGTCCCGGGGAAGCAAGACCACCGTCAAGATGGTCCGTCCCGGCATCATGCCGCCGCTCTTCGGCCGTCATCTGATAGACAAGTGCGTGTTCCTGGGATTGAACGAGGTATCCGACAGGCTGCCGCCGTTGAGCGAAGAATGTCTTCCGGTGCGAATGGACAAAGAACTGGCCACCGCTTACCGGGATGAAGTCCAGGAGCCGCTCATCGAGGCCGTTAAGGAGATGATGAAGCGGCGAGATCGCCGACTGCTCGGGGCGATGGTCCAGACGTTGCTCGCTTACCCGGATTACCCGTTTGGGTGGGAGCCGGTCGGTTACAGCAAGGCCGGCCAGTTCATCACCGTTGCCACGCCGCCCAAACTGGCGAACAACGTCATCCGCCCCAAAGAGCAGGCTCTGATCGATCTGGTCCGCTCCGAAAAGGGAACTCGGCGGCAGGTGTGGGTCTTCGTTGAGTTCACCAACAAGCATGATGTCGAAGCTCGGCTGGAACACCTCCTCACGTTAGCAGGGCTGAGGGTCGGAGTATTGCGGTCCAGTGTGCCGCTCGCCCGTCGCGAGGAATGGATCGCCAAGAACGCTCCTCATCTTGATGTCGTCATCAGCCATCCCCGACTCGTGGAAACCGGACTCGACCTGTTCGACAAGGGTGGACGGCACAACTTCCCGACCATCTGCTTCTACGAGACCGGATACAACCTGTTCACGTTGAGACAGGCTTCTCGCCGTTCATGGCGAATTGGCCAGAAGAAGGACTGCCGCGTCGTCTACCTCTACTACGAGAAGACGATGCAGGACCGGGCCATTGCCCTGATGGGCAAGAAGCTCTCCGCAGCCCAGGCCCTGGAGGGCAAATTCAGCAGTGAAGGTCTCGTGGCGATGGCGGGAGAGGATTCCAACATGGAGTTGGCCCTCGCTCGCAGTCTCGTCGATCGGATGGATGAGGGCGATGCTCGTCGGTTTTTGGGGGGGGTTCATAACTCGGAGACATGCGGGGTTGTCGCACCGCCACCATTACCGATTTCGGCTGCTGTTCACCAACCTCAAGGTCTGGTACAGGGAAATTTGTTCGATGTTCTTGGGTTGACGGACTAA
- a CDS encoding IS701 family transposase: MTEQEIVGVGPAFARYLGRYRDVFRQDRTAAHFDTYCRGLLSDLPRKSIEPIALASGTTVRTLQLFVTTSVWSYDEARTRLHRFVADTLADLPTDPVGTVGVIDETSSRKWGDHTPGVQRQYLGCVGKVDNGIVTVHVGVTHGTFRTLLDADLFLPESWDVDRARCQAAGIPDTVRHHPKWRLALDQLLRANTNGITFDGLTFDEGYGAAVPLLTVLGVMGQRFVGEIPTHFAVRDAAGGPSRRADERLTGGHAERGRVYRLTRQTTRPSVWRVATAIVWVADRKHTLMVARNDATGEIKYFLTNATAEPVARILAVAFRRWTVEHLFRVAKQEVGLMHYEGRDYTGLMRHRTLAVVVLGFVAAHTERLRGEKPRRDDGAGVPGAQRPVRDPVPAATGNRGHPTYQRRNSIPPAAKQASHPIS; this comes from the coding sequence ATGACCGAGCAGGAAATCGTGGGCGTCGGCCCGGCGTTCGCCCGGTATCTGGGCCGGTATCGGGACGTGTTCCGGCAGGACCGCACGGCCGCCCACTTCGACACGTATTGTCGGGGCCTGTTATCCGACCTGCCGCGGAAATCGATCGAACCGATCGCGTTGGCGAGCGGGACGACGGTCCGTACCCTCCAGTTGTTCGTGACGACCTCGGTGTGGTCGTACGACGAGGCCCGGACGCGGTTGCACCGATTCGTGGCCGATACGCTGGCCGATCTCCCGACCGATCCCGTCGGAACGGTCGGGGTGATCGACGAGACGAGCAGCCGGAAGTGGGGGGATCACACTCCGGGCGTCCAACGGCAGTACCTGGGGTGTGTGGGCAAGGTCGACAATGGGATCGTGACCGTCCACGTGGGGGTCACCCACGGCACCTTTCGCACCCTGTTGGACGCCGACCTGTTCCTACCCGAGTCGTGGGACGTGGACCGCGCGCGGTGTCAGGCGGCCGGCATCCCGGACACCGTCCGGCACCACCCGAAGTGGCGGCTGGCCCTCGACCAACTCCTCCGGGCGAACACGAACGGGATCACGTTCGACGGGCTGACGTTCGACGAAGGGTACGGGGCAGCCGTCCCGCTCCTGACCGTGTTGGGCGTGATGGGACAGCGGTTCGTGGGTGAAATCCCGACGCATTTCGCCGTCCGGGACGCGGCCGGGGGCCCCTCCCGGCGGGCCGACGAGCGGTTGACCGGGGGTCACGCCGAGCGGGGGCGAGTGTACCGGTTGACCCGCCAGACGACCCGCCCGTCGGTCTGGCGGGTGGCCACCGCCATCGTCTGGGTGGCCGACCGCAAGCACACCCTGATGGTCGCCCGCAACGACGCGACCGGGGAGATCAAGTACTTCCTGACGAACGCCACGGCCGAGCCGGTGGCTCGGATTCTCGCCGTCGCCTTCCGCCGGTGGACGGTCGAGCATCTATTCCGGGTCGCCAAACAGGAAGTCGGACTAATGCACTACGAGGGGCGGGATTACACGGGGCTGATGCGGCACCGGACCCTGGCCGTGGTCGTCCTCGGATTCGTCGCCGCCCACACGGAGCGGCTCCGGGGGGAAAAACCCAGACGTGACGATGGAGCAGGTGTGCCGGGCGCTCAACGTCCGGTGCGCGATCCTGTTCCGGCGGCGACGGGGAACCGGGGCCACCCAACATACCAGCGACGTAATTCAATACCACCAGCGGCGAAACAAGCAAGCCACCCGATCTCATAA
- a CDS encoding DUF6744 family protein: protein MTTNPPAPFPVAAGARLLGEVIAWTCSGVAVTHPALVAALRDAGLDDGVARELAPKHAFTRACKKLSDQRIIRQVAEDAATVRFQFTHESRDGDRFAYTLETLLALDKTTGQVTCDLPGLATLAQEHLDHAIDARSGADVTRVIQKLFDRHADLFPVRPQGGVYFMPDRHTGFVDRVQAMLGRINGQILRFPVPAGRPRGTGASRSRWPPGWPPWSTTTARRSPSSGTTPGTRRSSGPRARSG, encoded by the coding sequence ATGACGACGAACCCGCCCGCCCCGTTCCCGGTCGCCGCCGGCGCCCGCCTGCTCGGGGAGGTGATCGCGTGGACGTGTTCGGGGGTGGCCGTCACCCACCCGGCCCTGGTCGCCGCCCTCCGGGACGCCGGGCTGGACGACGGGGTGGCCCGCGAACTCGCCCCCAAGCACGCGTTCACCCGGGCGTGCAAGAAGCTGTCCGACCAGCGGATCATCCGCCAGGTGGCCGAGGACGCGGCCACCGTCCGGTTCCAGTTCACCCACGAGAGCCGGGACGGGGACCGGTTCGCGTACACCCTGGAGACCCTGCTCGCCCTCGACAAGACCACGGGCCAGGTCACCTGCGACCTGCCCGGGCTGGCGACCCTGGCCCAGGAGCACCTCGACCACGCGATCGACGCGCGTTCGGGCGCCGACGTGACCCGCGTCATTCAGAAGTTGTTCGACCGGCACGCCGACCTGTTCCCGGTGCGGCCCCAGGGCGGCGTCTATTTCATGCCGGACCGGCACACCGGGTTCGTCGACCGGGTGCAGGCCATGCTCGGGCGGATCAACGGCCAGATCCTGCGGTTCCCGGTCCCGGCGGGACGCCCGAGGGGGACCGGAGCGTCAAGGAGTCGGTGGCCGCCGGGCTGGCCGCCCTGGTCGACGACCACCGCAAGGCGGTCGCCCAGTTCGGGGACGACACCCGGGACGAGACGCTCAAGCGGGCCGCGAGCAAGATCCGGGTGA
- a CDS encoding AAA family ATPase: MDNILRCSISAVDFLKEHSIDEYLIPLSRNTDDSLDVSTLGDDLMAGWVEIKLGWRPQDSNPYVQEYTVGYDKDAIATIASLRESTNTCSLRGRNLWHPIFRWPSITSVEDMGTFGVIDYLYPSVRSASQAAYLGGASATAEELRSAAVKEEVVFAEDEGFPDDRLYRVVDLAESANPRKVTLYRLATSSHVRVHSVHAAKQESSYPSPSKISERTLEEVLRDVRTQYDESETPFVRMREQDGALPSLDRNLSLLLENVDTESGDSDLGLETLKPSSRDLVRRLLNRLPSKQNLFQQVISRLLLVPGRILADSLSQFRYIGPVRDAIQRNFEPYRYPEARRWAGGLAAWEELTRRPDDLCAAVSTWMSGEDQLNTGYGLKVDEYRELPTTHPLWLGLLSGRLLDSYDNDDIQKLAGKMPVKRRVVLFSTVNNQSYLPQDVGQGITQAVPVLVAVLSPASGIDRTQGGLVGIEQPELHLNPRQQAALGDVFIHAALSTPKNRLILETHSEHLILRIQRRIRESNADNAHNGVLVKGDDVAVYYASSDAGCTRLRRIDIDKKGEFLQPWPDDFFEIDFYERFA, translated from the coding sequence GTGGATAATATCCTGCGCTGTAGTATTAGTGCCGTTGACTTTCTCAAAGAGCACTCTATCGATGAGTATTTGATTCCTCTCAGCAGGAATACCGACGACTCCCTTGATGTTTCGACTCTCGGCGACGATCTCATGGCAGGTTGGGTCGAAATCAAGCTGGGATGGAGACCCCAGGACAGCAATCCATACGTCCAGGAGTACACAGTTGGTTACGACAAGGACGCCATTGCGACGATTGCCTCGCTTCGGGAATCCACGAACACCTGTTCGCTTCGCGGCCGCAACCTTTGGCATCCTATCTTCCGATGGCCAAGCATTACCAGCGTGGAAGACATGGGGACTTTTGGCGTCATCGACTACCTCTACCCCTCGGTGCGATCCGCCAGCCAGGCCGCTTACCTTGGTGGTGCTTCGGCAACGGCGGAGGAACTTCGGTCAGCCGCGGTGAAGGAGGAAGTAGTTTTCGCTGAAGACGAGGGTTTTCCGGATGATCGGCTTTATCGAGTCGTGGACCTGGCCGAGTCCGCTAATCCACGAAAGGTCACACTCTACCGCTTGGCAACCAGTAGCCATGTCCGTGTCCACTCGGTTCACGCCGCAAAACAAGAGTCCTCCTATCCCAGCCCCTCCAAGATTTCCGAACGTACCCTTGAGGAAGTTTTAAGGGACGTTCGGACCCAGTACGACGAGTCGGAGACGCCATTCGTTCGAATGCGTGAACAGGATGGAGCCTTACCTTCTCTTGATCGCAACCTGAGCCTTTTGTTGGAAAACGTCGACACCGAGTCAGGTGATTCTGATCTCGGGCTGGAAACACTTAAACCGAGCAGCCGCGACCTCGTCCGCAGGCTTCTCAACCGCCTTCCGAGCAAGCAGAATCTTTTCCAGCAAGTAATAAGCCGTCTTCTGCTGGTGCCGGGCCGGATACTTGCCGACTCACTCTCGCAGTTTCGTTACATTGGACCGGTACGTGATGCCATCCAGCGAAACTTTGAACCCTATCGCTATCCGGAGGCCAGGAGGTGGGCTGGCGGTCTCGCGGCCTGGGAGGAATTGACGAGACGACCGGATGACCTCTGTGCCGCGGTAAGCACTTGGATGAGTGGAGAAGATCAACTCAACACAGGTTATGGCTTAAAGGTCGACGAGTATCGCGAGCTTCCGACAACGCATCCCCTTTGGCTCGGCTTGCTTTCTGGGCGGCTTCTCGACAGTTACGACAACGATGATATCCAGAAGCTCGCTGGAAAGATGCCCGTGAAACGACGCGTGGTTCTCTTCAGCACGGTAAACAATCAGTCATATTTGCCTCAAGATGTTGGGCAGGGAATCACGCAAGCTGTTCCGGTCCTCGTCGCTGTTCTCAGTCCCGCTTCTGGCATTGATCGCACCCAAGGCGGTCTCGTTGGAATCGAACAGCCTGAGCTACACCTCAACCCACGGCAGCAGGCGGCTTTAGGCGATGTCTTCATTCACGCCGCGTTATCTACGCCAAAGAACCGACTCATCCTTGAAACTCATAGTGAGCATCTGATCCTCCGAATCCAGAGACGAATCCGTGAAAGCAACGCGGACAATGCCCATAATGGCGTGCTCGTGAAGGGTGACGATGTTGCTGTTTACTATGCAAGCTCTGATGCCGGCTGTACGCGACTGAGACGGATTGACATCGACAAGAAGGGTGAATTCCTTCAGCCCTGGCCAGATGATTTCTTCGAAATCGACTTCTATGAGAGGTTCGCCTAA
- a CDS encoding ISAs1 family transposase, with the protein MPACTLYEALATLPDPRSRHGRIHPLPAVMGLVALAMLSGRKSLAGISRFGRQHGAPLAHALGFRRGKTPTVSTLSRTLRRFDPQDLEAALSRWVTGRFDPHAFEHIAIDGKTLRGSRHGDVPGHHLVAAYAPAVQAVLAQVRVDAKTNEHKAALELLGILPVRGKVVTGDAMFCQRDLATQVIDSGGDYVLVAKDNQPALVADIRAGFAFATAARSIAAATSP; encoded by the coding sequence ATGCCCGCGTGTACGCTGTACGAGGCCCTCGCCACCCTCCCCGATCCCCGCAGCCGCCACGGTCGCATTCATCCCCTCCCGGCGGTCATGGGACTGGTCGCTCTGGCCATGCTGAGTGGCCGCAAGAGCTTGGCCGGGATCTCCCGGTTCGGACGGCAGCACGGGGCTCCGCTGGCTCACGCCCTGGGCTTCCGGCGGGGCAAAACGCCGACCGTCTCGACCCTCTCCCGAACCCTCCGCCGCTTCGACCCCCAGGACCTCGAAGCGGCCCTGTCCCGGTGGGTGACCGGCCGGTTCGACCCCCACGCGTTCGAGCACATCGCGATCGACGGCAAGACGTTGCGAGGCAGCCGCCACGGGGACGTGCCCGGCCACCACTTGGTGGCCGCCTACGCACCCGCCGTCCAGGCCGTCCTCGCTCAGGTCCGGGTCGATGCCAAAACGAACGAACACAAGGCCGCCCTCGAACTCCTCGGTATCCTCCCCGTGCGGGGCAAAGTGGTCACCGGGGACGCCATGTTCTGTCAGCGCGATCTGGCCACCCAGGTGATCGATTCCGGGGGCGACTACGTCCTCGTGGCCAAGGACAACCAACCGGCCTTGGTCGCCGATATCCGAGCCGGATTCGCCTTCGCGACCGCCGCCCGATCGATCGCGGCGGCCACTTCCCCCTGA
- a CDS encoding DUF932 domain-containing protein yields MMYVGEIPWHRLGTKLDQPATAREAITAAGLDYRVQLKPLKTDDGNDVPSRKAAVRSDTNQVLGVVGNGYVPVQNYQAFGFLDAVVADGGLHYHTAGALGRGEKVWMLAKLPGQIQVKNSADIVDKFLLLSNAHDGSAALRVYFTPIRVVCQNTLSLAERRSQGQGVSILHKGDLEAKIKEAQEVLGFATRFYDDAEEQINRLASHYPTQAQLSAYFKELYPDPEEGKDNTRAQNVRQELHRLFEEGLGHDEPSIKHSTWVAFNAVTEFVDHLRPGRGTNDVERASRRLDSIWFGTGARLKQKAWNLALDMTLAV; encoded by the coding sequence ATGATGTACGTCGGGGAGATTCCCTGGCATCGTCTCGGGACCAAGCTCGATCAACCCGCCACCGCCCGTGAAGCAATCACTGCTGCCGGGCTCGACTACCGGGTGCAACTCAAGCCACTCAAGACCGACGATGGCAACGACGTTCCGTCCCGGAAGGCCGCCGTTCGCTCGGACACCAACCAGGTTCTCGGTGTCGTCGGCAACGGCTATGTGCCGGTGCAGAACTACCAGGCATTCGGGTTTCTGGACGCCGTCGTTGCCGATGGTGGACTTCACTACCACACGGCAGGAGCCCTGGGCCGAGGCGAAAAGGTCTGGATGCTTGCCAAGTTGCCGGGCCAGATTCAGGTCAAGAACTCGGCCGACATTGTTGACAAATTCTTGCTTCTCTCGAATGCTCATGATGGGTCTGCTGCACTTCGGGTCTACTTCACACCTATTCGCGTGGTGTGTCAAAATACCCTGTCACTCGCAGAGCGACGTAGTCAGGGCCAGGGCGTCAGTATCCTGCATAAAGGCGACCTGGAAGCCAAGATCAAGGAGGCCCAGGAGGTGCTGGGATTCGCGACTCGCTTCTACGATGACGCCGAGGAACAGATCAATCGGCTGGCTTCCCACTACCCGACCCAGGCCCAGTTGTCGGCCTACTTCAAGGAACTCTATCCCGATCCGGAAGAAGGCAAAGACAACACCAGAGCCCAAAACGTCCGGCAAGAACTTCATCGGCTATTTGAAGAGGGTCTGGGCCATGATGAGCCGTCCATCAAGCACTCAACCTGGGTGGCCTTCAACGCCGTCACGGAGTTCGTCGATCACCTCCGACCGGGACGGGGTACCAATGACGTAGAGCGGGCTAGCCGCAGGCTCGATTCCATTTGGTTCGGCACCGGTGCTCGGCTGAAGCAGAAGGCCTGGAACCTGGCCCTCGACATGACGCTGGCCGTCTGA